In the Sarcophilus harrisii chromosome 1, mSarHar1.11, whole genome shotgun sequence genome, one interval contains:
- the LOC111719179 gene encoding phostensin-like: MAAAPDCKLKLLVRKEKVIEQDVGGKRDQMAQEPVQKWVLLKKSHTKPGVPVEEPGLGNEVICEAPPKSVCQDPFIHHQQYTKNQLGNRKSLEVQGCVSARVETKEQRPGPKDQEQSLVKRKSRNQNRRWRKNRKKSLGIAEVPEKSLRPTETLEGRLSPKETEERSGELLESGQREKSSGKVQERNKNLVEPPEQASGGSEMSLNPGEESKGTSGEPRTEQNKSREKSGLLKTQEFLALSSGVTEAAERLNPRENVKMSSQMKTVQDRLNSGKALEWCPGGSEAEKQKLEFLYSRYKKLQSPKADEKKAGDEGRMESSLISHSSMTNFFLLKKVRTGNSGPQYSPPPSVPLLSPAPPIQWSSKSFPKNLFSEMDRSRPQATSLLPKPQLPDPGKKYPTSEEILVVGGYISLNRSCLAKSSSERRRKQLRISFKEPVLQSIYYYPPENSTLLDRGFILVFVPPPPMHKRRRRKAGGEEYGSGDTPTPTLRSTSHTGRFPVLAPAQPPCQQPGDLRGLPSSRRIFVSCPFGSMGAGAIGAFRLSAGHVLLALRALAWKKRAMDWFPDAPHCLLKAWHPALPKNTQLEGAFNINQTKPFIMQRVQNHELQSSCRSAQVNK, translated from the exons ATGGCTGCTGCACCAgattgcaaattaaaactactagTCAGAAAAGAGAAGGTTATTGAACAAGATGTTGGAGGCAAGAGGGATCAAATGGCCCAGGAGCCAGTCCAGAAATGGGTGTTATTGAAGAAATCCCATACCAAACCAGGAGTGCCGGTGGAAGAACCAGGTCTTGGGAATGAAGTTATATGTGAAGCACCTCCAAAGTCTGTCTGTCAGGACCCCTTTATCCACCACCAACAGTATACCAAAAATCAGCTCGGTAATAGGAAGTCACTTGAAGTTCAAGGATGTGTTTCAGCGAGAGTGGAAACCAAAGAGCAGAGACCTGGCCCAAAAGATCAGGAACAGAGTTTggtgaaaagaaaatcaagaaatcagAATCGGAGatggaggaaaaataggaagaagagtCTGGGGATAGCAGAAGTTCCAGAGAAGAGTCTTAGGCCTACAGAGACTTTGGAAGGGAGGTTAAGcccaaaggagactgaggagagGAGTGGGGAATTATTGGAGTCAGGGCAAAGGGAGAAAAGCTCTGGAAAAGTTCAAGAACGAAACAAGAATCTAGTAGAACCTCCAGAACAGGCTTCTGGGGGATCTGAAATGAGTTTGAACCCAGGAGAAGAAAGCAAAGGGACCTCAGGTGAACCTAGGACAGAACAGAATAAATCCAGGGAGAAATCAGGACTTTTGAAGACACAAGAGTTTCTAGCACTGAGTTCAGGAGTAACAGAGGCAGCAGAAAGACTGAACCCAAGAGAGAATGTAAAGATGAGTTCTCAAATGAAGACAGTACAGGATAGACTGAACTCTGGGAAAGCTCTAGAATGGTGTCCTGGGGGATCAGAGGCTGAAAAACAGAAGTTGGAGTTTTTATATTCCCGATATAAGAAGTTGCAGTCGCCAAAGGCTGATGAAAAGAAAGCTGGGGATGAAGGTAGGATGGAAAGCTCCCTTATAAGCCACTCCTCTATGACCAACTTCTTCCTACTCAAGAAAGTTAGAACTGGAAACTCAGGGCCACAGTACTCCCCACCACCCTCagtacctctcctctcccctgcTCCACCAATCCAATGGTCCTCAAAGAGCTTCCCGAAGAATCTATTCAGTGAGATGGACAGGTCTAGGCCTCAAGCAACCTCTCTCCTGCCTAAACCCCAGCTCCCTGACCCTGGAAAGAAGTACCCCACTTCTGAGGAGATATTGGTGGTTGGGGGTTACATCAGCCTCAACCGAAGCTGCCTGGCAAAGAGTTCCTCTGAGAGACGCCGCAAACAGCTCAGAATTTCATTTAAGGAGCCAGTCCTGCAGAGCATCTATTATTATCCTCCGGAGAATTCTACGCTATTGGACAGGGGCTTTATCTTGGTGTTTGTCCCCCCTCCTCCCATGcataagaggaggaggagaa AGGCAGGGGGTGAGGAGTATGGGAGTGGggacacccccacccccaccctccgcAGTACATCTCACACGGGCAGGTTTCCAGTACTGGCGCCTGCCCAGCCCCCTTGCCAGCAACCAGGAGACTTGCGGGGCCTGCCGTCATCGCGACGGATTTTTGTGTCCTGCCCCTTCGGCTCCATGGGGGCGGGGGCCATAGGTGCCTTCCGTTTGTCCGCGGGGCACGT GCTGCTGGCACTAAGGGCCCTGGCATGGAAAAAGAGAGCCATGGACTGGTTTCCAGATGCTCCACACTGCCTGCTGAAGGCATGGCATCCTGCCTTGCCCAAGAATACACAGCTGGAAGGAGCCTTCAACATCAACCAGACCAAGCCCTTCATTATGCAGAGA GTCCAAAACCACGAGCTGCAGAGCAGTTGTCGATCTGCTCAAGTCAATAAGTAG